A portion of the Halopelagius inordinatus genome contains these proteins:
- a CDS encoding FAD binding domain-containing protein has product MSRERSKQPTESLDVTVSGGSMGGLFTGLALRSAGHDVTVHEQSTGRLRSRGAGIVAQRNVRRFLGRHAAAAPEEITTASSERRYLTRDGDVERSAAESMAFTSWDAVYRRLRAAFPDDRYRTGEEVVAADSETATARLADGTELSADLVVVAEGGQSSTRRDLFSDVDPEFAEYVAWRGVVSESDLSAAVVDAFDDRFVFYQGSNHLILAYFIPGDDGGTAPGTRRLNWVWYDSLERRDRTAVFTDAGGTERTVTVPPGRLRESVLDRQLDRAESELPPVFTTLVTETTDPFVQAIYDLTVPRMTVGRVCLLGDAAFVARPHTAAGTAKAAGDAVELRRELDRRETLGSALSAWDDARTEYGNRLVERGRRMGRERLGLGE; this is encoded by the coding sequence GTGTCTCGGGAACGATCGAAACAGCCGACGGAGTCGCTCGACGTGACGGTGTCCGGCGGGTCGATGGGCGGACTGTTCACCGGCCTCGCCCTCCGAAGCGCCGGACACGACGTGACGGTTCACGAGCAATCGACGGGACGACTCCGGAGTCGGGGGGCGGGAATCGTCGCACAGCGGAACGTCCGTCGGTTTCTCGGCCGTCACGCCGCCGCCGCGCCCGAGGAGATAACCACGGCGTCCAGCGAGCGACGGTATCTGACGCGGGACGGCGACGTCGAACGGTCGGCGGCGGAGTCGATGGCATTTACGTCGTGGGACGCCGTCTACCGGCGACTCCGGGCGGCGTTCCCGGACGACCGGTACCGCACGGGCGAGGAAGTCGTCGCCGCCGACTCCGAGACGGCAACCGCCCGGCTTGCGGACGGGACCGAACTGTCGGCCGACCTGGTGGTCGTCGCCGAGGGGGGTCAATCCTCGACGCGCCGGGACCTGTTCTCGGACGTCGACCCGGAGTTCGCCGAGTACGTCGCGTGGCGGGGCGTCGTCTCCGAGTCGGACCTCTCGGCGGCGGTAGTCGATGCGTTCGACGACCGGTTCGTCTTCTATCAGGGATCGAACCACCTGATTCTGGCGTACTTCATCCCCGGCGACGACGGCGGTACCGCCCCCGGGACGCGCCGCCTCAACTGGGTCTGGTACGACAGCCTCGAACGCCGCGACCGAACCGCCGTCTTCACCGACGCGGGCGGCACCGAACGGACGGTCACCGTCCCGCCCGGACGCCTCCGAGAGTCGGTCCTCGACCGGCAACTGGACCGTGCGGAGTCGGAACTCCCGCCGGTGTTTACGACGCTCGTAACGGAGACGACGGACCCGTTCGTCCAAGCGATATACGACCTGACCGTGCCGCGGATGACCGTCGGCCGAGTATGTCTACTGGGTGACGCCGCGTTCGTCGCCCGCCCGCACACCGCCGCGGGGACGGCGAAAGCCGCCGGTGACGCCGTCGAACTCCGACGGGAACTCGACCGACGCGAGACGCTCGGGTCGGCGCTCTCGGCGTGGGACGACGCCCGTACAGAGTACGGGAACCGACTCGTCGAACGCGGCAGACGGATGGGGCGAGAGCGGTTGGGTCTCGGCGAGTGA
- a CDS encoding heavy metal translocating P-type ATPase: protein MTVTESPPLSTCTVQIERRGGRGEAGARALERHLQDKPGVRDVDVSFRTGSVRITYDESATSEETLRQAVRDRDVSIQDESDTAPDEATPRSELRREAAFVCLTLLGMVTGLATGWLDGPPLLMWAGYGVAYVFGGWYGLKGAIETLRHRRVDIDLLMIVAALGALSIGAPFEGAMLLFLFSLSNTLQHYAIGRSRRAIKSLVEMRPDEAQVLRDGEEVTVPIDGVAVGDVFVVRPGDKIPLDGVVTSGEGTVDQASLTGESVPVPKEPGDEVFGGTINESGSLEIEVTRQAHESAISRLITMVEEAQSEKAPTQRLIDRLEQPYVLGVFALTIAAIGIPLALGSEFTSTFYRAMTLMVAASPCAVIISTPAAVLSAIASGGRQGVLFKGGEHVETAAKIDAVAFDKTGTLTQGDTQLTDVFVREGVDDGAVTDDDLLSLAAAVQARSEHHLARATVTAAEEQSLNVPSAQRFQSVAGKGVQADVEDGSIHIGNRSYFETVVGDAPIDGLEPGLDRLRELESEGKTSVIVAREHDVDITVLGWLAFTDTVRPGAAEMIDDLRSLGVEHIVMLTGDNERVAQQIADEVGIDEVQAELLPEEKVATIEDLVDRYENVAMVGDGVNDAPALATATLGVAMGGAGTDVALDTADVVLMGDDLSKIPYVLGLGRKTRRTLTINLAIAFGAIALMVGTILLRGIPLPLAVVGHEGSTVLVSLNGLRLLGYRG, encoded by the coding sequence GTGACCGTTACTGAATCGCCCCCGCTATCGACGTGTACAGTCCAGATCGAGAGACGAGGCGGTCGTGGCGAAGCTGGGGCGCGAGCACTCGAACGACATCTCCAAGACAAACCCGGCGTCCGCGACGTCGATGTCTCGTTCCGAACGGGGAGCGTTCGAATCACATACGACGAAAGCGCCACCTCCGAGGAAACGCTCAGACAGGCAGTCCGCGACCGTGACGTCTCGATCCAAGACGAGTCCGACACGGCACCCGATGAGGCAACCCCTCGCTCGGAACTCAGACGGGAGGCAGCGTTCGTCTGTCTGACACTACTTGGTATGGTGACCGGCCTGGCGACAGGGTGGCTCGACGGCCCGCCACTCCTCATGTGGGCCGGCTATGGCGTCGCGTACGTCTTCGGCGGCTGGTACGGGCTCAAAGGAGCGATCGAGACGCTCCGTCACCGCCGGGTCGATATCGACCTGCTGATGATCGTCGCTGCGCTCGGTGCGCTTTCGATTGGGGCCCCGTTCGAGGGCGCGATGCTCCTCTTCCTGTTCTCGCTGTCAAACACACTCCAACACTACGCGATCGGCCGCTCGCGCCGGGCAATCAAGTCACTCGTCGAGATGCGGCCGGACGAAGCGCAGGTTTTGCGTGACGGTGAGGAGGTCACGGTTCCCATCGACGGGGTCGCCGTCGGTGACGTGTTCGTCGTCCGTCCAGGCGACAAAATTCCACTCGACGGCGTGGTGACGTCCGGCGAGGGAACGGTCGATCAGGCCTCGCTCACCGGCGAGTCGGTTCCCGTGCCGAAGGAACCCGGCGACGAGGTGTTCGGCGGGACGATCAACGAGAGCGGAAGTCTCGAAATCGAAGTCACCAGACAGGCCCACGAATCGGCGATCAGCCGCCTCATCACCATGGTCGAAGAGGCCCAAAGCGAGAAGGCACCCACACAGCGGCTCATCGACCGCCTGGAACAACCGTACGTCCTCGGCGTGTTCGCGCTCACGATCGCGGCTATCGGGATACCGCTTGCACTCGGCAGCGAGTTCACGAGTACGTTCTACCGAGCGATGACGCTGATGGTCGCTGCCTCACCGTGTGCGGTCATTATCTCGACGCCCGCGGCGGTCCTCTCGGCTATCGCCTCCGGCGGCAGACAGGGCGTCCTGTTCAAGGGCGGCGAGCACGTCGAGACCGCGGCGAAAATCGATGCAGTCGCGTTCGACAAGACCGGCACACTCACACAGGGTGATACGCAGTTGACCGACGTGTTCGTCCGTGAGGGTGTGGACGACGGTGCAGTAACTGACGACGATTTGCTCTCACTCGCAGCTGCGGTGCAAGCCCGGTCGGAGCATCATCTCGCTCGCGCGACTGTGACGGCGGCAGAAGAGCAGTCGTTGAACGTGCCCAGCGCACAACGGTTTCAGTCAGTCGCCGGGAAGGGGGTCCAAGCTGATGTTGAAGACGGGAGCATCCACATCGGAAATCGAAGTTACTTCGAGACCGTGGTCGGAGACGCACCAATCGATGGTCTCGAACCAGGGTTAGACCGACTCAGAGAACTAGAGTCGGAGGGAAAAACGAGCGTCATAGTCGCCCGGGAGCACGATGTCGACATCACCGTCTTAGGATGGCTCGCATTCACCGACACGGTTCGACCGGGCGCTGCCGAGATGATCGACGACCTCCGCTCACTCGGGGTTGAGCACATCGTGATGCTGACAGGCGACAACGAGCGCGTCGCACAGCAAATCGCCGACGAGGTCGGCATCGACGAGGTCCAAGCTGAACTGCTGCCGGAGGAGAAAGTGGCGACCATCGAAGACCTGGTCGATCGCTACGAGAACGTGGCGATGGTCGGCGACGGCGTCAACGACGCGCCGGCGCTCGCCACAGCAACCCTCGGCGTGGCGATGGGCGGTGCGGGGACCGATGTCGCACTCGACACCGCCGACGTGGTGTTGATGGGTGACGACCTCAGCAAGATTCCGTACGTCCTAGGACTGGGGCGGAAGACCCGACGGACGCTCACGATCAACCTCGCTATCGCCTTCGGCGCGATTGCTCTCATGGTCGGCACAATCCTCCTCCGGGGAATCCCGCTCCCACTCGCGGTCGTCGGTCACGAAGGCTCGACGGTTCTCGTCTCGCTGAACGGCCTTCGATTGCTCGGCTATCGTGGGTGA
- a CDS encoding geranylgeranylglycerol-phosphate geranylgeranyltransferase yields the protein MSPAAGSESNVGDAESASPSETARGLLELTRPGNAAAAGVLTFTGAFVADGLAAPVAIVAAVAATAFATAAGNAVNDYFDREIDRINRPDRPIPRGAVSERGALVFSVALFAGAVLSTLVLPVTAIAIAVVNLVALLAYTELFKGLPGVGNAVVAYLTGSTFLFGAAAVGGTFETTVLVLFGLSAMATFTREVAKDVEDVAGDREEGLRTLPIVVGERRSLTLGVAVLVLAVAASVVPYAVGGFGAAYLALVLPADVVMLWGALRAFSDPSAGQTRLKQGMFLATAAFVAGRITASGAIPW from the coding sequence ATGTCACCGGCCGCGGGGTCAGAGTCGAACGTCGGCGACGCGGAGTCGGCGTCGCCGTCGGAGACGGCGCGCGGACTGCTCGAACTCACTCGTCCCGGAAACGCCGCGGCCGCGGGCGTCCTCACGTTCACGGGCGCGTTCGTCGCGGACGGACTCGCCGCGCCCGTCGCCATCGTCGCCGCCGTCGCCGCGACAGCGTTCGCGACGGCGGCGGGAAACGCGGTGAACGACTACTTCGACCGCGAAATCGACCGCATCAACCGACCGGACCGACCGATACCGCGGGGTGCGGTGAGCGAGCGCGGTGCGCTCGTCTTCAGCGTCGCTCTCTTCGCGGGCGCCGTCCTCTCGACGCTCGTTCTGCCGGTCACGGCCATCGCCATCGCGGTGGTGAACCTCGTCGCGTTGCTCGCGTACACGGAACTGTTCAAGGGCCTCCCCGGAGTAGGAAACGCCGTCGTCGCCTACCTGACGGGGTCTACGTTCCTGTTCGGTGCCGCCGCGGTGGGCGGGACGTTCGAGACGACGGTCCTCGTCCTCTTCGGCCTCTCCGCGATGGCGACGTTCACGCGCGAAGTCGCGAAAGACGTCGAAGACGTGGCCGGGGACAGAGAGGAGGGACTCCGGACGCTCCCGATAGTCGTCGGAGAGCGACGCTCTCTGACCCTCGGCGTCGCCGTGTTGGTGTTGGCCGTCGCGGCGAGCGTCGTTCCGTACGCCGTCGGCGGGTTCGGAGCGGCGTACCTCGCACTCGTCCTGCCGGCAGACGTCGTGATGCTCTGGGGGGCGCTCCGAGCGTTCTCCGACCCGAGCGCCGGGCAGACGCGACTCAAGCAGGGGATGTTCCTCGCGACGGCGGCGTTCGTCGCGGGGCGAATCACCGCGTCCGGGGCGATACCGTGGTGA
- a CDS encoding helix-turn-helix domain-containing protein produces the protein MRTERTSFDGGMKRIQFSVRYPDRFVHPLQRRIMEETPITRAELLMWSPTDDAATFLWFDGDREATETVVGGIDSLLASDFVEDDAGTYAFLRQDEYEFSAALLDTIASSGVIFLPPVVFLATGDVRFEAVGETAALSSFHDELSEFGSLTVERVHEFERMRSPSRLTERQQAALEAAVEAGYYEIPREGSVADVAAVLDCSPSTAGELVRKAEAAVIGGYVESG, from the coding sequence ATGCGAACCGAGCGAACGTCGTTCGACGGCGGCATGAAACGCATCCAGTTTTCGGTCCGTTACCCGGACCGGTTCGTCCACCCGCTTCAACGGCGGATTATGGAGGAGACGCCGATTACGCGGGCCGAGTTGCTGATGTGGAGTCCGACGGACGACGCGGCGACGTTTCTGTGGTTCGACGGGGACCGAGAGGCGACCGAGACGGTCGTCGGCGGTATCGACTCGCTCCTCGCGAGCGATTTCGTCGAGGACGACGCGGGGACGTACGCGTTCCTCAGACAGGACGAGTACGAGTTTTCTGCGGCGTTGCTCGACACTATCGCGAGTTCGGGCGTCATCTTCCTCCCGCCGGTCGTGTTCCTCGCGACGGGCGACGTTCGGTTCGAGGCGGTCGGGGAGACGGCGGCGCTCAGTTCCTTTCACGACGAACTCTCCGAGTTCGGTAGCCTCACCGTCGAACGGGTCCACGAGTTCGAGCGAATGCGCTCGCCGTCGCGCCTGACCGAACGACAGCAGGCGGCCCTGGAGGCGGCGGTCGAAGCGGGCTACTACGAAATCCCTCGTGAGGGGTCCGTCGCGGACGTCGCTGCGGTCCTCGACTGTTCGCCGAGCACGGCGGGGGAACTGGTGCGGAAAGCCGAGGCAGCGGTCATCGGTGGCTACGTCGAGAGCGGGTGA
- a CDS encoding RAD55 family ATPase, translated as MYDLGPDLDTEVQPGTNILLSGPPLTGKRSLGLDVLAEGTENGDGAIIVTTKDGAKRVLSDFDKRVSYEGKPVAVVDCVTRQQGLGDIRDDDRVKYTSSPVDMTGIGIKLSEFLQAFYQDRHIEQNRVMLHSLSTLLMYADLQTVFRFLHVFTGRIQSVDGLGLFAIDSTAHDDQTMNTLKQLFDGIITTREDGDPEIRLASD; from the coding sequence ATGTATGACCTCGGCCCGGATCTCGATACGGAGGTCCAACCGGGAACGAACATCCTGCTCAGCGGACCGCCACTGACGGGAAAGCGATCGCTCGGACTCGACGTCCTCGCGGAGGGGACGGAGAACGGCGACGGGGCGATAATCGTCACCACGAAGGACGGCGCAAAGCGCGTCCTCTCCGATTTCGACAAGCGCGTCTCCTACGAGGGAAAGCCCGTCGCGGTGGTCGACTGCGTGACGCGCCAGCAGGGACTCGGCGACATCCGCGACGACGACAGAGTGAAGTACACGTCCTCTCCCGTGGACATGACGGGCATCGGAATCAAGCTCTCGGAGTTCCTGCAGGCGTTCTACCAGGACCGACACATAGAGCAGAACCGCGTCATGCTCCACTCGCTTTCGACGCTCCTGATGTACGCCGACTTACAGACGGTGTTTCGCTTCCTGCACGTCTTCACCGGACGCATCCAGAGCGTCGACGGTCTCGGTCTGTTCGCCATCGACTCGACCGCCCACGACGACCAGACGATGAACACCCTAAAGCAGTTGTTCGACGGCATCATCACCACCCGCGAGGACGGCGACCCCGAGATTCGCCTCGCCTCCGACTGA
- a CDS encoding CoA-binding protein produces the protein MPVTDDAGLRDVLDAETIAVVGCSTTAGKAAHEIPAYLQRRGYEVIPVNPFADEILGETAYDSLGDVPDDADVDVVDVFRPSEEVSDIVDEVLARHESVGDADALWLQLGIRDDEAAARAEDAGLTVVQDKCMKVEHGRLL, from the coding sequence ATGCCCGTCACCGACGACGCCGGACTGAGAGACGTACTCGACGCAGAGACCATCGCAGTCGTCGGCTGTTCGACCACCGCCGGGAAGGCCGCCCACGAGATTCCCGCGTACCTGCAACGACGCGGCTACGAGGTGATACCCGTCAACCCCTTCGCCGACGAGATTCTCGGCGAGACGGCGTACGACTCGCTGGGCGACGTTCCCGACGACGCGGACGTGGACGTCGTGGACGTGTTCAGGCCGAGCGAGGAGGTTTCGGACATCGTCGACGAGGTACTGGCGCGCCACGAGTCGGTCGGCGACGCGGACGCTCTCTGGCTCCAACTGGGGATACGAGACGACGAGGCGGCCGCGCGCGCGGAGGATGCCGGACTGACCGTCGTTCAGGACAAGTGTATGAAGGTCGAACACGGCCGTCTGCTGTAG
- a CDS encoding SDR family oxidoreductase produces MYVLVAGSHGQVGQHVTRILAESDYDVGGMVRDESQTEDIDALGAEPVVADLTEDVAHAVEGADAVVFAAGSGGEDVWGVDRDGAKNLVDAAEDEGATRFVMLSSINADRPESSPEALREYLRAKAEADDYLRESDLTYTVVRPGPLTNEEGTGRVEIGAEIDRDSAEIPREDVARTLVAALTAEPTHGKTFELGSGDTPIEKAVQSPPDE; encoded by the coding sequence ATGTACGTGCTCGTCGCCGGGTCGCACGGTCAAGTCGGACAACACGTGACGAGAATCCTCGCAGAGAGCGACTACGACGTCGGCGGGATGGTTCGCGACGAGTCGCAAACCGAGGATATCGACGCCTTGGGAGCCGAACCGGTCGTCGCAGACCTGACCGAGGACGTCGCACACGCCGTCGAGGGTGCCGACGCCGTCGTCTTCGCCGCCGGGTCCGGCGGTGAGGACGTGTGGGGCGTCGACCGCGACGGCGCGAAGAACCTCGTCGACGCCGCCGAGGACGAGGGCGCGACGCGGTTCGTGATGTTGAGTTCGATAAACGCCGACCGCCCCGAATCGAGTCCCGAGGCGCTTCGGGAGTATCTGCGCGCGAAGGCCGAAGCCGACGACTACCTCCGAGAGAGCGACCTGACCTACACCGTCGTCCGCCCGGGTCCGTTGACGAACGAGGAGGGGACCGGACGCGTCGAAATCGGAGCGGAGATAGACCGAGACAGCGCCGAGATCCCCCGCGAGGACGTGGCTCGAACGCTCGTCGCAGCGCTCACGGCCGAACCGACCCACGGGAAAACGTTCGAACTCGGCTCCGGCGACACTCCGATAGAGAAAGCGGTGCAGAGTCCGCCGGACGAGTGA
- a CDS encoding universal stress protein: MYDRILLSTDGTVASDRAESHALDLAVAHDAVLHALYVVDEDVVTAYSGDEYVDEAEGPEHGLEEHGEETLSDLRRRASEVGVDVETAIRHGRPAETIVAYADDHDADLLVLGTKRRPDEYRALLGSVTDRVLRLTARPATVVKTEVDESRQDGR, encoded by the coding sequence ATGTACGACCGGATTCTGCTTTCGACCGACGGAACGGTCGCGTCTGATCGGGCTGAATCGCACGCACTCGACCTCGCAGTCGCGCACGACGCCGTCCTCCACGCGCTCTACGTCGTCGACGAGGACGTCGTGACCGCGTACAGCGGCGACGAGTACGTCGACGAAGCCGAAGGCCCCGAACACGGCCTCGAAGAGCACGGAGAGGAGACGCTTTCGGACCTCCGTCGCCGAGCGTCTGAGGTCGGCGTGGACGTCGAGACGGCGATACGCCACGGCCGCCCCGCCGAGACTATCGTGGCGTACGCCGACGACCACGACGCGGACCTGCTCGTACTCGGAACCAAACGCCGACCCGACGAGTACCGCGCGCTTCTCGGGAGCGTCACCGACCGCGTCCTCCGGTTGACCGCGCGCCCGGCGACCGTCGTGAAAACCGAAGTCGACGAGTCGCGACAGGACGGTCGGTAA
- a CDS encoding DUF7282 domain-containing protein — MSEKNYLRAATGRRTALRTIGGAIAFGVGLGSVGSAAAVHEESHQENYADIKFNPQRTTGESVRVARYEPKGDGFITIHTWDLIEEQNGSDTICGVSGLFEPGEYSNVEVQLFDDGTGYSPAFGDRERLEEDQPLVAVPHRDRNDNGSFDFVTEENPAHADIPFTNGTQVRDDLPVDGATNDWADVKVVSDNRNDGTSED; from the coding sequence ATGTCAGAAAAGAACTATTTGCGTGCAGCGACTGGTCGGCGTACGGCGCTACGAACGATAGGCGGGGCCATCGCGTTCGGTGTCGGCCTCGGAAGTGTGGGCTCTGCGGCCGCAGTACACGAGGAGAGCCACCAAGAGAACTACGCCGATATCAAGTTCAACCCCCAGCGGACGACCGGAGAGTCCGTCCGGGTCGCTCGATACGAACCGAAAGGCGACGGGTTCATCACGATTCACACGTGGGACCTGATCGAAGAACAGAACGGCTCCGACACGATCTGTGGCGTCTCCGGGTTGTTCGAACCGGGAGAGTACTCCAACGTAGAGGTTCAACTCTTCGACGACGGAACCGGGTATTCGCCCGCTTTCGGCGACCGAGAGCGACTCGAGGAAGATCAACCGCTCGTAGCCGTCCCGCACAGAGACAGAAACGACAACGGCTCGTTCGACTTCGTGACCGAAGAGAATCCGGCACACGCCGACATCCCGTTCACCAACGGGACGCAGGTCAGAGACGACCTCCCCGTCGACGGCGCGACCAACGACTGGGCCGACGTCAAGGTCGTTTCCGACAACAGGAACGACGGCACCTCCGAGGACTGA
- a CDS encoding SHOCT domain-containing protein, protein MPEHTDDRRLVTIALVVGAIVLLPVFLVGFGMLGFGSMMGGTWGGGMRGTGAMPGWVLVGIVVRILLLAALVAGGYLLYRAVTGGETDSDQALEELRLAYARGELTDDEYETRREALERDTKSRSD, encoded by the coding sequence ATGCCCGAACATACGGACGACAGACGACTGGTGACGATAGCTCTCGTCGTCGGTGCGATCGTTCTCCTCCCGGTGTTCCTCGTGGGCTTCGGGATGCTGGGATTCGGATCGATGATGGGCGGCACGTGGGGCGGCGGAATGCGGGGAACCGGAGCGATGCCGGGATGGGTACTCGTCGGCATCGTGGTGCGAATCCTGTTGCTCGCCGCCCTCGTCGCCGGTGGTTACCTCCTCTATCGGGCGGTCACCGGCGGCGAGACTGACTCGGATCAAGCGCTCGAAGAGCTTCGGCTCGCGTACGCGCGCGGAGAACTGACCGACGACGAATACGAAACGCGGCGCGAAGCGCTCGAACGCGATACGAAATCGCGATCAGACTGA
- a CDS encoding universal stress protein — protein sequence MPDNVLVAFDGSPLSERALTYAIETFPDAPITTMYVINPIDSVMDVEAGGLPVADDWYENAKEEATRIHATATDLAAERNTELDTVTEIGKPARTILEYVDDHDVDQIVMGSHGRSGIDRALLGSVAKTVTRRAQIPVTIIS from the coding sequence ATGCCGGACAACGTTCTCGTCGCCTTCGACGGCTCCCCGCTTTCAGAGCGCGCGCTCACATACGCTATCGAGACCTTCCCGGACGCACCCATCACCACGATGTACGTCATCAATCCGATCGACTCAGTTATGGACGTGGAGGCTGGCGGCTTACCAGTCGCCGATGACTGGTACGAGAATGCGAAAGAAGAAGCGACCCGAATCCACGCGACAGCCACGGACCTTGCGGCGGAACGGAATACCGAACTCGATACCGTCACGGAAATCGGCAAACCGGCGCGAACAATCCTCGAATACGTTGACGACCACGACGTCGATCAAATCGTCATGGGCAGCCACGGCCGCTCAGGAATCGACCGTGCACTTCTCGGAAGCGTTGCCAAGACAGTCACCCGCCGAGCACAGATTCCGGTGACGATCATTAGCTGA
- a CDS encoding alpha/beta fold hydrolase — MTAKSSTSPRSDAERDADRTVTVSPDGDGDIAYADYGRPDGAPVVFLHGTPGSRKLGSLFDSAADETGVRVLAPDRPGYGRSDPRPGRSVRDAGAFVGTVLDDADVQTAGLVAFSGGAPSALATAATRPNRVESVDIVSGATPPDVGGETPAVQRFLARLATTTPAVLRGLFYGQAWVADRLGPSVVVSQYTADAESIPNPEAEVIRADFVEAFARSRRGAVTEFRNAARDWGVRFEEVTTPVRFWHGDSDANVPIGGVRRLEKRLPNARLRVLDDADHLETLLRCIPDVMERHR, encoded by the coding sequence ATGACAGCGAAGAGTTCCACGTCGCCTCGCTCGGATGCGGAACGCGATGCCGACAGAACGGTCACCGTCTCGCCGGACGGCGATGGGGACATCGCGTACGCGGACTACGGTCGCCCCGACGGCGCTCCGGTCGTTTTTCTCCACGGGACGCCCGGGTCGCGAAAGCTCGGCTCGCTGTTCGATTCGGCGGCCGACGAGACCGGCGTTCGCGTCCTCGCGCCCGATAGACCCGGATACGGTCGGTCCGACCCGCGGCCGGGCCGGTCGGTGCGAGACGCCGGAGCGTTCGTCGGTACCGTCCTCGACGACGCCGACGTGCAGACCGCCGGTCTCGTCGCGTTCTCCGGCGGCGCGCCCTCCGCACTCGCGACTGCGGCGACGCGGCCGAACCGGGTCGAGAGTGTCGATATCGTCTCCGGGGCGACGCCGCCCGACGTCGGCGGAGAGACGCCAGCAGTCCAGCGGTTTCTCGCTCGACTGGCGACGACGACGCCCGCCGTCCTCCGCGGCCTCTTCTACGGGCAGGCGTGGGTTGCAGACCGTCTCGGCCCGTCGGTCGTCGTCTCGCAGTACACGGCGGACGCCGAGTCGATTCCGAACCCCGAAGCGGAGGTGATCAGAGCGGACTTCGTCGAGGCGTTCGCTCGCTCTCGACGCGGTGCCGTGACCGAGTTCCGGAACGCGGCGAGGGACTGGGGAGTCCGCTTCGAGGAGGTTACGACTCCCGTCCGCTTTTGGCACGGGGACAGCGACGCGAACGTGCCGATAGGCGGCGTCAGACGCCTCGAAAAACGGCTACCGAACGCTCGTCTGCGGGTTCTCGACGACGCCGACCACTTGGAGACGCTCCTCCGATGCATCCCCGACGTGATGGAGCGACACCGATAG
- a CDS encoding PLP-dependent cysteine synthase family protein, protein MTTDSEPLSSVLETIGRTPLVRVHASPDEVPVYAKVESFNPGASVKDRIGKYMLERMLEDGTLPEGGTVVEPTAGNTGIGIAVAAGQLGVDAVFVVPERFSVEKQQLMRALGATVVNTPTEDGMGGAIRRARDIADDIDDAVVPQQFSNPLNAEAHYETTAPEIYEALDGDVGAVVVGCGTAGTLMGIARYARERDDDTHVVAVEPEGSVYARLEGDDVEEADYKTEGIGTHDVATNELFDESLVDDIVQIADRDAHAEVQRLASQEGHLVASSSAAASLAARDVAERIRDGDVDAPHDAVVTIFPDSSERYLSKGIYRDFESWEG, encoded by the coding sequence ATGACCACGGACAGCGAGCCGCTCTCCTCTGTGCTCGAGACCATCGGCCGGACGCCGTTGGTCCGCGTACACGCCTCCCCGGACGAGGTGCCCGTCTACGCCAAGGTGGAGTCGTTCAATCCGGGCGCGAGCGTCAAAGACCGCATCGGGAAGTACATGCTCGAACGGATGCTCGAAGACGGGACGCTCCCGGAGGGCGGAACCGTCGTCGAACCGACTGCCGGAAACACCGGCATCGGTATCGCCGTCGCCGCGGGCCAACTCGGCGTCGACGCGGTGTTCGTCGTCCCCGAACGCTTCAGCGTCGAGAAACAGCAACTGATGCGCGCGCTCGGGGCGACAGTCGTCAACACCCCGACGGAGGATGGGATGGGCGGGGCCATCCGACGCGCCCGCGACATCGCAGACGACATAGACGACGCCGTCGTCCCCCAGCAGTTCTCGAACCCGCTGAACGCGGAGGCGCACTACGAGACGACCGCACCGGAGATATACGAGGCGTTGGACGGCGACGTCGGCGCCGTCGTCGTCGGATGCGGAACCGCGGGGACGCTCATGGGCATCGCCCGCTACGCCCGCGAACGGGACGACGATACCCACGTCGTCGCCGTCGAACCCGAGGGGTCCGTGTACGCTCGCCTCGAAGGCGACGACGTCGAAGAGGCGGACTACAAGACCGAAGGCATCGGGACCCACGACGTCGCGACGAACGAACTGTTCGACGAGTCGCTGGTCGACGACATCGTCCAGATAGCCGACCGAGACGCGCACGCGGAGGTCCAACGACTCGCGAGCCAAGAGGGCCACCTCGTCGCCTCCTCGTCGGCCGCGGCGAGTCTCGCCGCCCGAGACGTGGCAGAGCGGATTCGAGACGGCGACGTCGACGCGCCGCACGACGCCGTCGTCACTATCTTCCCCGACTCCAGCGAACGTTACCTCTCGAAGGGTATCTACCGCGACTTCGAGTCGTGGGAGGGGTGA